The Pirellulales bacterium DNA window GACAACCTGGTCTTCCGTTTCAGTCTGAATGGTGATCAAGCGCCGACTTGCCACGTCGTCTTTGTCGACCACGAAGACGTAGCGCTTGCCGTCGTCTTCGAACGTCGCCTTTTGAGGGATGGCGATGACGTTCTTGCGCATCGCGCTGATCAATACAGTGCCGGTCTGACCGTGACGCAGCTCGCCATCCGGGTTCGGAAAATCGGCGCGGATGTCGATATTTTTTGTCTGGTTTTTGGAGTAGGTTCCGATCGCACCAATGCGGCCTACCTCTGAGAACTTTTTGCCGTTCGCCTGCGTGAGTTCGATTTTCAGGTCATCTTTGTTCTGCTTCACGTCGGCCATGTACCCCAGATACCGGGCGTCGGGGAGGTTGAAATAGACCCACATCAGACTGGGATCCGTCAAGCTCGTTTGGGTCTCACCGTCCTTGACGAAGCGGCCCTCGGGAGCTTCGAATCGCCCAATCTCGCCGGCAAACGGTGCTTTGACTCGGGCAAATTTCAATGCTTCTTCCGCCAGTTTCACTTTGGCTTCCGCCTGTGACACATTTGCTTGGCTCAGTTGCACCTCGGTTTCAGTGATTACGCTTTTCTCGAACAACTTCTTCTGGGATGCGTATTCCAGTTCCGCGACCTTTAGTTCGGCTTTTTCGGCATCAAGCTTGGCTTGATGCAGCTCGGGCGCGACAGCGAACAGCAAATCTCCATCCTTTACCTTCTGCCCCTCTTTGATCGAAGCCTCGTCCAGAAACCCCTCTGCCAGGGCGCGGATTTGAATGTGACGGTACGCGTGGATCTGGCAGGGATACTCCTGTGTCAAGTTGACATCGCCTGACTCCACGGGCGCGATCGTGATTTTCTGATTGTCCTTGGCGGGCGTTGGTTTTGGCGGTTGTCCCGACTCCTGGGCTCGAATGGGCAGCAACGACGACGATGCCGCGACGATCAGCAACAGCACCCATCCGCCGACCGAAATCCGTGTTCGCACTCTTGAATCGGTGAGCATTTGAATTCTCTTTCGTAGCGCGGATGTTCCGCTGAAGTTTAATAACAACGCCGGGCGCGAAAAGTCGCGACAGTTCATCAGGTCGATCACGCTGAGCAGCGTCTGTGCATAGGACTTGCGTGAGCCGGGGCATCGCTGGAGAGCCATGGCATCACAGCACGCTTCGGCCGCCAGGCCAAGTTCTCGCCTGGCCAACCACGCCACCGGATGCCACCAAAACAAAGTGGTCACAAAGAACCCGAACAGGTTGCTCCAGTGGTCGCAGCGCTTGAGGTGAGCCAGTTCGTGGGCCAGCACAAACTCCAACTGGCCGTCGTCCAGCGACTCGATTAATGGCTGTGAAAGGACGACCACGGATTGCCGCGGTCCCGCCCAAACCAACGGTGCCAGCGGTGCATCCACGATGATCAAATCCGGAATCGTCCGCAGGCGGAATTCTGGTGCGAGTTTGCCGAGAAGCTGCTGGGCGCGATCCGATGGGGATTGATGGCCCGTCAATAAACGCTGTAGCCGCTGA harbors:
- a CDS encoding efflux RND transporter periplasmic adaptor subunit translates to MDELVTRLGWNLVLCIPFGILVWCLTRAPQICTRPAICHGLWLLVLVKMVTPPFIPLPLIPDAWNLSADRFSNSTAQPAATIELQQHAIVADSTSQTALSPPRSPSPDARVPVVLAADRLNTNLGRFVTIAVVLASLAVTMGIWLIAFRQLQRLQRLLTGHQSPSDRAQQLLGKLAPEFRLRTIPDLIIVDAPLAPLVWAGPRQSVVVLSQPLIESLDDGQLEFVLAHELAHLKRCDHWSNLFGFFVTTLFWWHPVAWLARRELGLAAEACCDAMALQRCPGSRKSYAQTLLSVIDLMNCRDFSRPALLLNFSGTSALRKRIQMLTDSRVRTRISVGGWVLLLIVAASSSLLPIRAQESGQPPKPTPAKDNQKITIAPVESGDVNLTQEYPCQIHAYRHIQIRALAEGFLDEASIKEGQKVKDGDLLFAVAPELHQAKLDAEKAELKVAELEYASQKKLFEKSVITETEVQLSQANVSQAEAKVKLAEEALKFARVKAPFAGEIGRFEAPEGRFVKDGETQTSLTDPSLMWVYFNLPDARYLGYMADVKQNKDDLKIELTQANGKKFSEVGRIGAIGTYSKNQTKNIDIRADFPNPDGELRHGQTGTVLISAMRKNVIAIPQKATFEDDGKRYVFVVDKDDVASRRLITIQTETEDQVVVSSGISTGDRIVVDGVKLVQDGKKVDYEKR